One window of Leopardus geoffroyi isolate Oge1 chromosome B3, O.geoffroyi_Oge1_pat1.0, whole genome shotgun sequence genomic DNA carries:
- the LOC123582210 gene encoding olfactory receptor 4L1: MDLKNGSVVTEFILLGFSGQWELQIFFFVTFSLIYSATVLGNVLIMVTVTFSSTLHSPMYFLLGNLSFLDMCLSTVTTPKMITDLLSEHKIISIWGCMTQMFFMHFFGGAEMTLLIAMAFDRYVAICKPLHYRTIMSHRLLSGFMILSWIIGFIHTMSQMVLTVNLPFCGPNVIDNIFCDLPLVIKLACMETYTLELFVIADSGLLSFICFILLLVSYIVILITVQQKSSGGLSKALSTLSAHMIVVTLFFGPCIFIYAWPFNSFSGNKVLAVFYTVFTPLLNPIIYTLRNQKMKEAMRKLQFQNVIST; this comes from the coding sequence ATGGATCTTAAAAATGGATCTGTAGTGACTGAGTTTATCTTACTAGGATTTTCTGGACAATGGGAacttcagattttcttctttgtaacatTCTCCTTAATCTACAGTGCTACTGTGTTGGGGAATGTTCTCATTATGGTCACAGTGACATTTAGTTCCACCCTTCATTCTCCCATGTACTTCCTCCTTGGAAACCTCTCTTTTTTGGACATGTGTCTCTCCACAGTCACCACACCCAAGATGATCACAGACTTACTCAGTGAACACAAGATCATCTCCATATGGGGCTGCATGACTCAGATGTTCTTTATGCACTTCTTTGGGGGTGCTGAGATGACTCTTTTGATAGCTATGGCCTTTGACAGATATGTAGCCATATGTAAACCCCTGCACTACAGGACAATCATGAGCCACAGGCTGCTGAGTGGGTTTATGATACTTTCATGGATAATTGGTTTTATACACACCATGAGCCAGATGGTATTAACAGTAAACTTGCCTTTCTGTGGTCCCAATGTCATAGACAATATATTTTGTGACCTTCCCCTTGTGATTAAGCTTGCTTGTATGGAAACATATACCCTGGAATTATTTGTCATTGCTGATAGTGGGCTGCTCTCATTCATCTGTTTCATCCTCCTTCTTGTCTCTTACATTGTCATCCTGATCACCGTACAACAAAAATCATCAGGAGGCCTCTCCAAGGCACTGTCCACACTGTCTGCACACATGATTGTGGTCACTCTGTTCTTTGGACCTTGTATTTTTATCTATGCCTGGCCATTCAATAGCTTCTCAGGAAATAAAGTCCTTGCTGTATTTTACACTGTTTTCACACCCTTACTAAATCCTATTATTTATACcctgagaaatcagaaaatgaaagaggCCATGAGAAAATTACAGTTCCAAAATGTTATCTCCACATAG